The Dermacentor silvarum isolate Dsil-2018 chromosome 7, BIME_Dsil_1.4, whole genome shotgun sequence genomic sequence ttaaatacgcgagaattttaacgcgcacagcaaaattacatctggaatataactgctggagttccacatCTTAGCTTgtcgcggtgagctccgttcgcgtggtgcatttgcatcgcaatttgcgctcattttctgctttatatactacctgatgccacgaatgtgatctccttcgtacaagtgacgacctttctgaaaagcagacacacgaaaatgcgttttctggtgcgtcagcccttaaaacccgcagtgccataTCAATGGAAACATCCGAGCGCGTTCGTCCCGttgtctgcttcacatgccagtgctctgacagctgccgttcgccagcatatcgccggcgcgccgctggcgccttacgacagccgcccggtgcctataggcgATACAGTGTTTGCACACAATTTGTACTAACTTTAGAGAAATAAACTTAACTTGAAAAAAAGTGGCACTCATGCACTCGACTAGTATGACAGAAGCTACGTAGAAAGTTTCAGAGATGTGAATGTTTCTGAAAATTTCCCTAATAACTTTGCCCTTTCCCGACTTTTCAGGTGCTGAGGGGAAGCTGGCAGCAAGGACTTCGTAAGTGTTTTTGTTCCATCTTCCCACCCTCACTTCAGTGTGATGCCCATTAACACCACTTTTGTTCCTGCAGCACGGTTCCACAGATGAGTGGAATTCCCGAGGAAGAACTAGCAGCACAAGTTCTCGGTAAGAGGATTTGTTTGTGCAATTACTGCAGAACCTCACGTTAGGTCCACAAGTCGAGGTTTTTATCATGTTTTGTTCGCATTTTTTCTAGGCTTGCTGCAGGTCAAGGATTGTTACGTTGGTTTTTTTTGTACGATTTGAAATTATCTCTTCAACTGCTTCATTAAATTTTTTGAATCTGCTCAATGGCAGGTTGCTATTGCTTTCAGTTTTATTTACCCTCACCAAACCTCCAAATGCTGCTCGGTGTGTCATGCAGCCAGCGGCCTCTCAAGTTGTGCCGAACCACTTATTTCCTGATCATCTATAACACTGCTGTTGTGACTGTTTGCTGAAACTAAATTACTTTTAGTGAGGTATTGAGGGTTTGATTTCCAACTTAGCTCGTAGGTGCAAAAGTTCCTCCACTATAGCTTACATGTGAGGAAACCCTTGTTAAAACCTGGGTAATGTTGTCCGGATCGATATCATGCTCAAAACTAGAGCAGCACATGGACTGTCTTGCATGCAGCAGAGGGCAACTATGAGCCTATATATATGCTAGAATTATTGTAAACGTAACTGAGTGTCTAGGATCCTACAAGTGTTCCTTAAGAATACAGAGGGGGTACTGCCTCAAACATCTGATAAGAATGCAACACAGAACTTCGCTAAATATATAAGTGCAATTGTGTGCTTATAGTACAATAATTGTACAATTGTGCTTATGAAGTTGTGCCCCATGTTTTATTTGTGCTAGAACTGCATGCAATATGTTTTTGTCTTGTGATTATGCaagacttttctttcttttactaaAAGGTAAGAACTCGCGCTAGGATGACAACATTTCTGCTTAACCGTAACAGTATAGCCAGACTGCTATAGTTGGAAGGAAGACAAAAAAGATCTGTGCTCACTAGGCACCAGTTTAAATGCCgtatattaaaaaaatgtttgttttacTGCGAAAGCCTGCTTTTAGGCATACATGCATTTCTTTAGATCCAGCTCTTGTTATGAAGACTGAATTCGAAGTAAGCTCTGTATCCACATTCGTGGCAATGTTTCGGGCCAGGCCACATTCAATACAAGCCAAACCTTTCATATCCCGAGGTTCCTATGGATTGACAGCACCGTTTTAAGAGACTCGTTCATGGTGGCACCAGATTTTCCTCTGGGTTGCATTGTGAGAAACCCTGCGGCCCTGATGGGATGTCGGGGTTTAAGAGTAGGCAGTCCCAGGCCACAAGCTGGGGCACTGTTGCTCATGCAAATCTTGGTGTGTGCAGGGGCCGAGGAAGACCAGCTGCCCATTTCAGAAGAGCAGGCAGCACCAGATGAGCCAGAGCAGGTTCCTGCCACAAACGTGTGGGCAGCTATGGGAGCCCATCAGCTCCAGGTTTCGGCATTgcgtgattgaaaaaaaaattgtgacaaCAGCTAAACGGACACCAAATGGCAACTACAAATTAGTTTGGACTGGTTTAGCATTCTCTCAAGGCTGTTTGGTGAGAAATGGTATATTATTACTGAAAAAAATTAAAACCACtcttttgtgtgtttgtgtgctttCCAAGTTTCCACTAGTAGGCTAGTGTGATATCAATGGAGTTAAAACTGTTTTCTCATGGCGTCTGCTGCGATGCCTAACATAAATAAAATGCCAACTTTGCTGCACTGGACTGGTGGCATTCTTTGTCACTGGAAGGGTAAAACAAAGTACAGACTGTGCTTATGCTGTTGCAGTGAACAAGATACCATAGTTATTTGGATCTAGGGCTAACAGCCTTTTAATATGCATGAGTTACAAAACAACCAGGTGCTCCTAAATTCATGGCTTCGGCTTCTCGTGCAGGTCTCCACAAGCGCCAGCTGGTACACCTCAGCCAGGATCAGCCATACGACCCAGTCTTCATCGAAGTCAACCAGCAAGAAGAGGGCACCCCGCCAATCGGTCGACAGCCCAGCTCCTGAGCGACCACCATTTAAGCAGCCCTGTGCAGTGTCCCACAATTTAAGCAGCCCAGTGTCCACCACTGTTGTGccaacatttctttttttgtttttaaattttattgAATAATACCTCAAGTACTCCAGGTATGGGGTCCTACGTGAGGTATGGGCAATTATTTAATTGGGACAACATTGTCTTTGTACCTGTACTGACAGGGCAGCCCTGTCCCCTCTTGACAGATTTGGTGACAAACCAATATCTTCAGATATTTTCTGTTACTATTTCCTGCATCACCTATAAGGGAAACGCAAAGCCATCTCTGTTTTTCTGttgtttttattgtttgtttgcttttttatttcttcctGTGGTCATCTGATaagccttatttatttattcattcatatttAAAAAATGCTTACAGGCCTCATAAATTGAACGAAGGATTGGGTAAGGGTGCATAATAAATGGAAATAATGGAAATAGAGCAGTATTCAGATAAGCAACATAATCGAACACCGTTAGAAAATAGCACACACAAATAGCACACATAGTAGACAAAAGATAACAAAAACCAGAAACACAAGAATAGGACAGAAAAAGCATGAACTCAAGGAAACAGAACAGTACTAATGTGTGAAAGTCAAAAAGAAATAACTGTTGTTTCACGCTGCCATGCAGAGAAATTCTAAGAATGTGAGCTGGTTTGTTTAAGCTCGTATTTAAGTCGAACCTAATGGTACATGGCCTAGCCAATGATACAACGTTAGTAAAACTGTGTGCCCTGTTACCTGTGAGGAAATGCTTCATTAAGCAGGAACTAACCATCTGGGTGGGCAAATGCTAAAGTGTACAGTAATTTTGTGCACGGCACAAGAGCTGTGCACAGCACAAGCTTGTTCCTGTCTGCACACCAGACATTTTTCTTGGGGTCCTTTCATTTCAGAGTGGCTATCTGTTCGTTCATCTCATTCTTGTTCATGAAAAGAGCCAGTCTGTTTTGTCATAGCAATGGTGACACTAGATATGTTCTCATCATACTATTTCCTTGATAGTTCTCAGTCGACAATGCTCCTTGATGGGCTTAAAAACTGTCTTGTTGTTTATTCACCCATTGttcgttttctttcatttccATAATGTTCTTTAGACTTGTTTGGTCCTTTTTATTTGAATTTGCTGGTGACAACTACCTGTGATAATACACACTGGAGCTAGTCAGTCATCTGGACTTGTGTCAACATGGGACCCACCTGCCATATTTGCACAGCTTCAAGGCATGaagctttgttttatttttattttatttaataaagAAATACTATGCTTACTGCTTGGTTGCATTCTTATACTTCACATCTTTGTGTGTTGAATCTGAAGCAATTTGTTCGACACATTGTCACGTAAAGTTGGTGACCTGCTGCACTCACAAGAGACGATAAATCTGGAAGGCTGTAACTGTTTCGGTGGGTGAACTTGTGCATTGCAGCGCAAAGCAAGCCAATAAATGGTAGTGACTAGCACAAACAATGGTTGTTCATTGAACAGTGTTGTTCATAATTGAGAATTTAACAGAAACCAGCAATCATTGTGGTAATTCTGTAACTATACACTAGTTTCATGAAATCTGGCAGGAGGCTCACATCTTTTCAGAAGTGGCTGCAAGATTCATTAAATGTGTAAAAAGTGACCGTATAGCTGAAAGGATGCTTGTCTATGCTGTTTAGACTATATTAGAGGTTTACTTAGAAAATCAATAAAGTGAGCTTTGTCAAGGTCAATCTTCAAGATCTACCACAATAACCTTATTTTAGGGGGCTTCATGCTGTGAACCTGGCAAGTCTGGTTGATGTGAGGTGTAGGTGATGTCACACTAACCAGAATGGAAAAACAAAAAATGACTGCCAATCCTTATCCCTACTTTAAAGGATTTTCCAGGACTTCAAGGAGGTGTACAAACCCTGGTTAATCTGCATAGGTCAAGCTCGATTTTTGTAATCTCCCGCCTTTCTTTCACAGATGGCTTGTACCAGGCCAACTTATGCTCCTAAACgtttaaaaaaatgacagcataCAGAGGCAAGTGCTTGACCAACTAGAGCCACTTCACCTCGCATGCCAAGATAAGACACGATAATCCCAAAAACCAGCGTGAATAGTGATGTTTAAAACACCCTGCATACATCTTAGCAGGCAACTGCAACCAAAGTTTCGGATTGAGGAAAACATTGCCACGTCTGACTGCAGATACAAGGCTGCCACGAAGAAAAATTGTATGTATGAAATACGAGCAGAAGCATTACAGTAAACGTGCAACAATCCAGTGGCTGAGCCAAAAATATTTTTGTACACTTGACCATGGGTTGGGTGCGAGGCAGGCAGGTGTTTTCGCACTTTGTTTCGTGCCAGGTATGCCCAGTGCGCAGAAATTTGGGGATAGGCACGTTCGTAGTTAACGCCCCCTCCTGCCTATGCCCCTGCAACAATCAAATGtcaatcgccccccccccccttcaaaacaaaatatatgtatatatatatatatatatatatatatggctacgccactgacaTAGTTTGACGAAGAACCCAAAATAACGAGAACCAGCATCTACATTAGCACCAGGTGTGCACATGAATGAGATCAGCACATGTGTGTGGTTCTGCATTCTGTACCACAGTATCTGTTTACTACCATGTACCGATGCAAAGTGTTCAGTCAGCAATGATGCATAACTGAATACCTTGAAAACATCACTCGACGAAGCACAACGCGAAAGGCACA encodes the following:
- the LOC125946831 gene encoding uncharacterized protein LOC125946831 isoform X2, with amino-acid sequence MSGIPEEELAAQVLGAEEDQLPISEEQAAPDEPEQVPATNVSPQAPAGTPQPGSAIRPSLHRSQPARRGHPANRSTAQLLSDHHLSSPVQCPTI
- the LOC125946831 gene encoding uncharacterized protein LOC125946831 isoform X1; the encoded protein is MSGIPEEELAAQVLGAEEDQLPISEEQAAPDEPEQVPATNVWAAMGAHQLQVSTSASWYTSARISHTTQSSSKSTSKKRAPRQSVDSPAPERPPFKQPCAVSHNLSSPVSTTVVPTFLFLFLNFIE